A window of Onychostoma macrolepis isolate SWU-2019 chromosome 01, ASM1243209v1, whole genome shotgun sequence contains these coding sequences:
- the LOC131544683 gene encoding serine/threonine-protein kinase pim-1-like: MLGQGGFGSVYEGKRLEDGLEVAVKFARKPRNMEYINNPGHSEPLPLEVGLLILVSKDPKVPQIIQLLDWQLQDQPDQYVMILERPSLCDLFVFVLRCGGTINEDIARLVTWQATHAAHMCIWCGVFHRDIKLNNLLIKPETLEVKLIDFGREIPVCLMSKSLIYCPLIKIKL; encoded by the exons ATGCTTGGTCAAGGAGGATTTGGCAGCGTCTATGAAGGGAAACGCCTGGAGGATGGCCTTGAG GTGGCAGTTAAATTTGCCAGAAAGCCAAGGAACATGGAATACATCAACAAT CCTGGACATTCTGAACCCCTTCCATTAGAGGTCGGCCTATTAATCTTAGTCAGTAAGGACCCCAAAGTTCCTCAAATCATTCAACTGTTAGACTGGCAGCTGCAGGACCAGCCTGATCAGTACGTCATGATTCTGGAACGCCCCTCACTCTGCGATCTATTTGTTTTTGTCCTGCGCTGTGGAGGTACAATCAATGAGGACATAGCACGGCTTGTCACGTGGCAGGCAACGCACGCGGCTCACATGTGCATTTGGTGTGGAGTGTTTCACCGAGACATCAAGCTGAACAACCTGCTGATCAAGCCAGAAACACTCGAGGTCAAACTGATTGACTTCGGGAGAGAGATCCCAGTGTGCCTCATGTCAAAAAGTTTGATTTATTGCCCTCTCATAAAGATAAAACTATAA
- the LOC131543795 gene encoding uncharacterized protein LOC131543795, whose translation MADNYDVDETQLTVCEDDDGLNGVHNDDDNLVIITAEDVQREIVGAKLRHESANVTTTAPSHTECSDEQLHTPTVRANAHTDVIDPSTQRMYGCGQAVKRVRLSEQETSDSPSTRRLRTSENNEQDHDQRGLTAWSDSLVHAWDQVSFTDTESEEEEEEEEEVEERFLTIVKQGDLESGTLTLTLPKQDNVHTDAPASTPANAPDPPSNKGDEEDHIVNEILNNILESLCLKDV comes from the exons ATGGCTGACAATTATGATG TTGATGAAACCCAACTAACTGTTTGCGAGGACGACGATGGCCTTAACG GCGTGCACAATGATGACGACAACCTTGTAATAATAACTGCAGAGGATGTGCAGCGGGAGATTGTGGGGGCCAAGTTACGTCACGAGTCAGCCAACGTCACAACGACCGCCCCCTCCCACACGGAATGTTCGGATGAACAACTTCACACGCCTACTGTCCGTGCAAACGCGCACACAGACGTAATCGACCCCTCCACGCAGCGAATGTACGGTTGCGGACAGGCCGTAAAACGCGTGAGGCTGTCCGAACAGGAAACAAGCGACTCGCCGTCAACCAGGCGTTTAAGGACTTCAGAGAACAACG AACAAGATCATGACCAACGAGGGCTAACAGCTTGGTCTGATTCGCTGGTCCACGCATGGGATCAGGTATCCTTCACTGATACGGAGAgtgaggaagaagaagaagaggaggaggaggtggaggag AGGTTTTTAACTATAGTAAAACAGGGCGATTTGGAGAGCGGTACTTTAACTCTGACGCTCCCGAAACAGGATAACGTTCACACCGACGCACCTGCTAGCACACCTGCTAACGCACCTGACCCACCGTCTAATAAAGGCGATGAAGAGGATCACATCGTCAACGAGATCTTAAACAAT ATTCTGGAGAGTTTGTGTTTAAAGGACGTGTAA
- the LOC131541388 gene encoding serine/threonine-protein kinase pim-1-like: MGWFIRVQATRTAHMCFLHGVFHRDIKLDNLLINPESLQVKLIDFGCGDLLRESGYDIFYECCHLIRSLLQQDPSRRKILFHRWFNVQSLKSFTNDFEDILTL; the protein is encoded by the exons atgggttggttCATCAGGGTGCAGGCAACACGCACTGCTCACATGTGCTTTCTCCATGGGGTGTTTCACCGCGACATCAAGCTGGACAACCTGCTGATCAATCCAGAATCCCTTCAAGTCAAACTGATTGACTTTGGATGCGGGGATCTGCTGCGTGAATCTGGCTATGACATCTTCTATG AATGCTGTCATCTGATTCGATCCCTCCTGCAGCAGGACCCAAGTCGGAGAAAAATCCTTTTCCACAGATGGTTTAATGTACAGAGCCTAAAATCATTTACTAATGATTTTGAAGATATACTCACACTTTAA